From Tripterygium wilfordii isolate XIE 37 chromosome 13, ASM1340144v1, whole genome shotgun sequence, the proteins below share one genomic window:
- the LOC120012165 gene encoding uncharacterized protein LOC120012165, protein MSGDNLTDEVSKKRAVLGDVTNTVGKRGFSLGSGDFVLKPGGDTEDADIQLRKQICLGLENLVKEKCKIENLVDAKEKGLSVQKDSLPASSAFEISQENAAFVTEKNAPAVKEASGLVDAGDNSSIIGDSVTKSCLGVDDASRDSCASRGTLPTHSEGNSQDGEDKEVIGSNPGLEGLVSPVFNSENKDIGFGRFAANKYGSVEWSRLRNAQDSKSFELERCTGLKSNTCVNLEAGDDLLKACSCSFCLKAAYIWSDLHYQDIKGRKSVLKKSQKEASLLVSKMGRGKQSEIHHGQESSKISTNLESDLTSQWRSLFLHMEDIFAHESDQLHANFVMLKEMRENCKMDLERQ, encoded by the exons ATGAGTGGAGATAATTTGACAGATGAGGTCAGTAAAAAGCGAGCTGTGTTGGGGGACGTGACTAATACGGTAGGTAAAAGGGGCTTTTCGCTGGGCTCCGGGGATTTTGTGCTTAAACCTGGAGGAGATACTGAAGATGCAGATATACAGTTGAGGAAACAAATATGTTTAGGATTGGAGAATTTGGTCAAAGAGAagtgtaaaattgaaaatttagtgGATGCTAAAGAGAAGGGGTTGTCAGTGCAGAAGGATTCATTGCCGGCAAGCAGTGCATTTGAAATCTCGCAAGAGAATGCTGCTTTTGTTACAGAAAAAAATGCACCAGCAGTTAAGGAGGCATCTGGTTTGGTTGATGCTGGTGACAATTCATCTATAATAGGGgattcagtgaccaaaagttgtttGGGAGTTGATGATGCCTCAAGGGACAGTTGTGCGTCTAGGGGCACATTGCCCACGCATTCTGAAGGAAATTCTCAAGATGGAGAAGATAAAGAGGTTATAGGGAGCAATCCAGGTCTAGAGGGATTAGTTAGTCCAGTTTTTAACAGTGAAAATAAGGATATTGGTTTTGGTAGATTTGCTGCAAACAAATATGGGTCTGTTGAGTGGTCAAGGTTGCGAAATGCACAGGATTCTAAATCATTTGAATTGGAAAGATGCACAGGCCTAAAGAGCAATACTTGTGTAAATTTGGAGGCAGGGGATGATTTGCTGAAAGCATGCTCTTGTTCCTTCTGTTTGAAAG CTGCTTATATCTGGTCAGACCTCCATTATCAGGACATCAAAGGCCGCAAATCTG TGTTGAAGAAAAGTCAGAAAGAAGCAAGCCTCTTGGTTTCAAAGATGGGGAGAGGAAAGCAGAGTGAAATTCATCATGGCCAAGAGAGCTCCAAAATTTCAACAAATCTAGAATCTGACCTTACAAGTCAGTGGAGATCGCTGTTTCTTCATATGGAGGATATATTTGCTCATGAAAGTGACCAACTT CATGCTAATTTCGTGATGCTAAAAGAAATGAGAGAGAACTGCAAGATGGATCTGGAAAGACAATAG